Proteins from a genomic interval of Epinephelus fuscoguttatus linkage group LG16, E.fuscoguttatus.final_Chr_v1:
- the elovl5 gene encoding elongation of very long chain fatty acids protein 5, translating to METFNHKLNTYLESWMGPRDQRVRGWLLLDNYPPTFALTVMYLLIVWMGPKYMKHRQPYSCRGLLVLYNLGLTLLSFYMFYELVTAVWHGGYNFYCQDTHSAQEVDNKIINVLWWYYFSKLIEFMDTFFFILRKNNHQITFLHIYHHASMLNIWWFVMNWVPCGHSYFGASLNSFVHVVMYSYYGLSAIPAIRPYLWWKKYITQFQLIQFFLTMSQTMCAVIWPCGFPRGWLYFQISYMVTLIFLFSNFYVQTYKKHSGSLKKEHQNGSPASTNGHANGTPSMEHTAHKKLRVD from the exons ATGGAGACCTTCAATCATAAACTAAACACATACTTAGAGTCATGGATGGGCCCCAGGG ATCAGAGGGTGCGGGGATGGCTGCTGCTCGACAACTACCCACCAACCTTTGCACTCACAGTCATGTACCTTCTAATCGTGTGGATGGGGCCCAAGTACATGAAACACAGACAGCCGTACTCCTGCAGAGGCCTCCTGGTGCTCTACAATCTGGGCCTCACACTCTTGTCCTTCTACATGTTCTATGAG CTTGTTACCGCCGTGTGGCACGGTGGCTACAACTTCTACTGCCAGGACACTCACAGTGCACAGGAAGTGGATAATAAG ATCATAAATGTCCTGTGGTGGTACTACTTCTCCAAGCTCATTGAGTTCATGGACACCTTCTTCTTCATACTACGAAAGAATAACCACCAGATCACGTTTCTTCACATCTACCACCATGCTAGCATGCTGAATATCTGGTGGTTCGTTATGAACTGGGTACCCTGCGGCCACT CATACTTTGGCGCCTCCCTAAACAGCTTCGTCCACGTCGTTATGTATTCTTACTACGGCCTGTCAGCCATCCCAGCCATCCGGCCATACCTTTGGTGGAAGAAGTACATCACACAGTTTCAGCTG ATCCAGTTCTTTCTAACCATGTCGCAGACGATGTGCGCGGTCATATGGCCCTGCGGCTTCCCCAGGGGATGGCTGTACTTCCAAATAAGTTACATGGTCACActcatcttcctcttctcaAACTTCTACGTTCAG ACTTACAAGAAGCACAGTGGCTCtctaaagaaggagcaccagaACGGCTCTCCTGCATCTACAAATGGACATGCAAATGGGACGCCGTCAATGGAGCACACCGCACACAAGAAGCTGAGGGTGGATTGA
- the fbxo9 gene encoding F-box only protein 9 isoform X2, producing MAEDNTDMGGTIEDEDEGSDDPNLQELNVFRAQWMSELKPSSDISGLNSRMLRSKGLKRTQDIAREEKATELFLRAVEEEQNGAVYEAIKFYRMAMQLVPDIEFKINYSRPSDADRVGGNYMEDSDVDGEIEDLLAYFEQQLTLESFPKICTPELDLTQTHISALPREILMYIFRWVVSSDLDMRALEQLSLVCRGFYICARDPEIWHSACLRVWGRNCTKLVPFKSWREMFLQRPRVRFDGVYISKTSYIRQGEKSLDGFYRAWHHVEYYRYLRFFPDGFVIMLTTPEDPLSIVPRLRTKNIRMDSALLGHFRLSQETDNQTKVFAVVCKKKEEKATEFQRNRFCRRNPAPEAEHNFHVGLHLSSGGRQSFSKLVWIHHSCHITYKLTGETVITAFDLDSMYTPFFFARVKSYTAFSEQPL from the exons GCTGAAGATAATACAGATATGGGAGGTACTATCgaggatgaagatgaaggaTCAGATGACCCAAATCTTCAG GAGCTCAATGTGTTCAGAGCTCAGTGGATGTCCGAACTCAAACCGAGCTCTGACATAAGTGGACTGAACAGCCGAATGCTGCGATCGAAAGGTCTGAAGAGGACACAAGATATCGCCAGGGAAGAGAAA GCCACAGAGCTGTTCTTGAGAGCTGTTGAGGAGGAGCAGAATGGAGCTGTCTATGAGG CTATCAAGTTCTATCGCATGGCTATGCAGCTTGTGCCTGACATTGAGTTTAAAATCAACTACAGCCGTCCTTCTGATGCAGACCGAGTTGGAGGAAACTA CATGGAAGACAGTGATGTTGATGGTGAGATCGAGGATCTACTTGCCTACTTCGAGCAGCAGCTCACACTGGAAAGCTTTCCAAAGATCTGCACTCCTGAGTTGGATTTGACTCAGACGCACATTTCAG CCTTGCCGCGGGAAATCCTGATGTACATATTTCGTTGGGTAGTGTCGAGTGATCTGGACATGCGAGCCCTGGAGCAGCTCTCTTTGGTTTGCCGCGGGTTTTACATTTGTGCAAG GGACCCTGAGATTTGGCACTCAGCCTGTCTAAGAGTGTGGGGACGGAACTGCACCAAACTGGTGCCCTTCAAATCCTGGAGAGAGATGTTTCTGCAAAGGCCTCGTGTCCGTTTTGATG GTGTTTACATCAGCAAGACATCATACATTCGTCAAGGAGAGAAATCGCTGGATGGATTTTACAGGGCTTGGCATCACGTTGAGTACTACAG GTACCTCCGGTTCTTCCCTGACGGCTTCGTCATCATGCTGACCACCCCTGAGGACCCTCTGTCCATTGTTCCTCGCTTGCGTACCAAGAACATCAG aaTGGATTCTGCTCTGCTCGGTCATTTCCGTCTGTCACAGGAGACAGATAATCAAACCAAAGTTTTTGCTGTTGTCTGCaagaaaaaggaggag AAAGCGACCGAGTTTCAAAGGAATCGGTTCTGCAGGCGGAACCCAGCTCCGGAGGCTGAACACAACTTCCACGTGGGACTACATCTGTCCTCTGGGGGGCGTCAGAGTTTCAGTAAGCTGGTGTGGATCCACCACTCCTGCCACATCACTTACAA GCTCACCGGGGAAACGGTTATCACAGCGTTTGACCTGGACAGCATGTACACACCGTTCTTCTTTGCACGCGTGAAGAGTTACACTGCTTTCTCTGAGCAGCCTCTTTAA
- the fbxo9 gene encoding F-box only protein 9 isoform X1 — translation MAEDNTDMGGTIEDEDEGSDDPNLQQELNVFRAQWMSELKPSSDISGLNSRMLRSKGLKRTQDIAREEKATELFLRAVEEEQNGAVYEAIKFYRMAMQLVPDIEFKINYSRPSDADRVGGNYMEDSDVDGEIEDLLAYFEQQLTLESFPKICTPELDLTQTHISALPREILMYIFRWVVSSDLDMRALEQLSLVCRGFYICARDPEIWHSACLRVWGRNCTKLVPFKSWREMFLQRPRVRFDGVYISKTSYIRQGEKSLDGFYRAWHHVEYYRYLRFFPDGFVIMLTTPEDPLSIVPRLRTKNIRMDSALLGHFRLSQETDNQTKVFAVVCKKKEEKATEFQRNRFCRRNPAPEAEHNFHVGLHLSSGGRQSFSKLVWIHHSCHITYKLTGETVITAFDLDSMYTPFFFARVKSYTAFSEQPL, via the exons GCTGAAGATAATACAGATATGGGAGGTACTATCgaggatgaagatgaaggaTCAGATGACCCAAATCTTCAG CAGGAGCTCAATGTGTTCAGAGCTCAGTGGATGTCCGAACTCAAACCGAGCTCTGACATAAGTGGACTGAACAGCCGAATGCTGCGATCGAAAGGTCTGAAGAGGACACAAGATATCGCCAGGGAAGAGAAA GCCACAGAGCTGTTCTTGAGAGCTGTTGAGGAGGAGCAGAATGGAGCTGTCTATGAGG CTATCAAGTTCTATCGCATGGCTATGCAGCTTGTGCCTGACATTGAGTTTAAAATCAACTACAGCCGTCCTTCTGATGCAGACCGAGTTGGAGGAAACTA CATGGAAGACAGTGATGTTGATGGTGAGATCGAGGATCTACTTGCCTACTTCGAGCAGCAGCTCACACTGGAAAGCTTTCCAAAGATCTGCACTCCTGAGTTGGATTTGACTCAGACGCACATTTCAG CCTTGCCGCGGGAAATCCTGATGTACATATTTCGTTGGGTAGTGTCGAGTGATCTGGACATGCGAGCCCTGGAGCAGCTCTCTTTGGTTTGCCGCGGGTTTTACATTTGTGCAAG GGACCCTGAGATTTGGCACTCAGCCTGTCTAAGAGTGTGGGGACGGAACTGCACCAAACTGGTGCCCTTCAAATCCTGGAGAGAGATGTTTCTGCAAAGGCCTCGTGTCCGTTTTGATG GTGTTTACATCAGCAAGACATCATACATTCGTCAAGGAGAGAAATCGCTGGATGGATTTTACAGGGCTTGGCATCACGTTGAGTACTACAG GTACCTCCGGTTCTTCCCTGACGGCTTCGTCATCATGCTGACCACCCCTGAGGACCCTCTGTCCATTGTTCCTCGCTTGCGTACCAAGAACATCAG aaTGGATTCTGCTCTGCTCGGTCATTTCCGTCTGTCACAGGAGACAGATAATCAAACCAAAGTTTTTGCTGTTGTCTGCaagaaaaaggaggag AAAGCGACCGAGTTTCAAAGGAATCGGTTCTGCAGGCGGAACCCAGCTCCGGAGGCTGAACACAACTTCCACGTGGGACTACATCTGTCCTCTGGGGGGCGTCAGAGTTTCAGTAAGCTGGTGTGGATCCACCACTCCTGCCACATCACTTACAA GCTCACCGGGGAAACGGTTATCACAGCGTTTGACCTGGACAGCATGTACACACCGTTCTTCTTTGCACGCGTGAAGAGTTACACTGCTTTCTCTGAGCAGCCTCTTTAA